A single genomic interval of Hevea brasiliensis isolate MT/VB/25A 57/8 chromosome 4, ASM3005281v1, whole genome shotgun sequence harbors:
- the LOC110648545 gene encoding O-fucosyltransferase 1 isoform X2: MRRLGHHRQHGKQGVGGVKGMLAKLSIAVVVLLICTLSLLFSTTITGSSGSSGPSEINVEELWESANSGGWRPSSAPRSDWPPPPKESNGYLRVRCNGGLNQQRSAICNAVLAARIMNATLVLPELDANSFWHDESGFHGIYDVEYFIQSLRFDVRIVERIPEIHKNGKTKKIKAFQLRPPRDAPIDWYTTVALEKMKQHGAIYLTPFSHRLAEEIDNPEYQRLRCRVNYHALRFKPHIMKLSESIVDKLRAKGHFMAIHLRFEMDMLAFAGCFDIFKPAEQKILKKYRKENFAEKRLVYSERRAIGKCPLTPEEVGLILRAMGFDNSSRIYLAAGELFGGERFMKPFKALFPRLENHSSVDATEELATNTRGLLGSAVDYMVCLLADIFMPTYDGPSNFANNLLGHRLYYGFRTTIRPDRKGLAPVFIDRENGRTAGFEEAVRRVMLKTNFGGPHKRISPESFYTNSWPECFCQTDKQNPADKCPPENVLQILDGQLESEVNSESESLNQTNLTVSER, from the exons ATGAGAAG GCTAGGGCACCACAGGCAGCATGGGAAGCAAGGAGTGGGAGGAGTGAAGGGAATGCTGGCTAAACTATCAATTGCTGTAGTTGTTCTCTTGATCTGCACGCTCTCCTTGCTGTTTTCGACTACGATTACTGGAAGTAGCGGATCGAGTGGTCCGTCTGAG ATCAATGTTGAAGAACTTTGGGAAAGTGCTAATTCAGGTGGCTGGAGGCCATCATCTGCTCCAAGATCTGACTGGCCAC CTCCTCCAAAAGAGAGCAATGGTTATCTGCGTGTTCGTTGTAATGGTGGTTTGAATCAGCAACGAAGTGCG ATTTGTAATGCGGTTCTTGCTGCTAGAATCATGAATGCTACCCTTGTGCTGCCTGAGTTGGATGCTAACTCCTTCTGGCATGATGAAAG TGGCTTCCATGGCATTTATGATGTTGAGTATTTTATCCAGTCACTGAGATTTGATGTACGTATTGTGGAAAGGATACCAGAAATTCATAAAAATGGGAAAACCAAGAAGATAAAGGCTTTTCAG CTGCGGCCCCCTAGAGATGCTCCTATTGATTGGTATACAACTGTtgctttggagaagatgaagcaaCATGGAGCTATTTATTTGACTCCTTTTTCACATCGTTTAGCTGAAGAAATCGACAACCCTGAGTACCAGCGACTGAGGTGCAGGGTTAACTACCATGCCCTAAGATTCAAGCCACATATTATGAAGCTAAGTGAGTCAATAGTTGATAAATTACGTGCAAAAGGTCACTTCATGGCGATACACCTTCGTTTTGAGATGGACATGCTGGCATTTGCTGG GTGTTTTGACATATTTAAACCTGCAGAGCAAAAAATATTGAAGAAGTATCGCAAGGAAAACTTTGCTGAGAAAAGACTTGTTTATAGTGAAAGGAGGGCAATTGGAAAATGCCCCTTGACTCCGGAAGAG GTTGGTCTTATCTTACGTGCAATGGGGTTTGACAATTCCTCCCGGATATATCTAGCAGCTGGTGAACTGTTTGGTGGAGAAAGATTTATGAAACCTTTTAAAGCCCTGTTCCCTCGACTTGAGAATCACAGTTCCGTAGACGCAACAGAGGAGCTAGCCACGAACACTCGTGGATTGTTAGGATCTGCTGTGGATTATATGGTCTGTCTCCTTGCTGACATTTTTATGCCTACATATGATGGACCAAGCAATTTTGCCAACAATCTCCTAGGTCACCGCCTTTATTATGGCTTCCGGACTACTATTAGACCTGACAGGAAAGGTCTTGCCCCTGTTTTCATTGATCGAGAGAATGGTCGTACAGCTGGTTTTGAAGAAGCTGTTAGGCGTGTCATGCTCAAAACAAACTTTGGAGGTCCTCACAAGCGAATTTCACCTGAATCATTTTATACAAATTCTTGGCCTGAATGTTTCTGCCAAACAGATAAACAGAATCCTGCTGATAAATGCCCACCAGAGAATGTTTTGCAAATTTTAGATGGCCAGTTAGAGAGCGAGGTGAACAGTGAATCAGAATCCTTGAACCAAACAAATTTGACAGTATCTGAAAGATAA
- the LOC110648545 gene encoding O-fucosyltransferase 1 isoform X1 — MRRYDSFSRKISLYTGNKQRLGHHRQHGKQGVGGVKGMLAKLSIAVVVLLICTLSLLFSTTITGSSGSSGPSEINVEELWESANSGGWRPSSAPRSDWPPPPKESNGYLRVRCNGGLNQQRSAICNAVLAARIMNATLVLPELDANSFWHDESGFHGIYDVEYFIQSLRFDVRIVERIPEIHKNGKTKKIKAFQLRPPRDAPIDWYTTVALEKMKQHGAIYLTPFSHRLAEEIDNPEYQRLRCRVNYHALRFKPHIMKLSESIVDKLRAKGHFMAIHLRFEMDMLAFAGCFDIFKPAEQKILKKYRKENFAEKRLVYSERRAIGKCPLTPEEVGLILRAMGFDNSSRIYLAAGELFGGERFMKPFKALFPRLENHSSVDATEELATNTRGLLGSAVDYMVCLLADIFMPTYDGPSNFANNLLGHRLYYGFRTTIRPDRKGLAPVFIDRENGRTAGFEEAVRRVMLKTNFGGPHKRISPESFYTNSWPECFCQTDKQNPADKCPPENVLQILDGQLESEVNSESESLNQTNLTVSER, encoded by the exons ATGAGAAGGTACGATTCTTTCTCTCGGAAAATCTCTCTTTACACTGGAAACAAACAGAG GCTAGGGCACCACAGGCAGCATGGGAAGCAAGGAGTGGGAGGAGTGAAGGGAATGCTGGCTAAACTATCAATTGCTGTAGTTGTTCTCTTGATCTGCACGCTCTCCTTGCTGTTTTCGACTACGATTACTGGAAGTAGCGGATCGAGTGGTCCGTCTGAG ATCAATGTTGAAGAACTTTGGGAAAGTGCTAATTCAGGTGGCTGGAGGCCATCATCTGCTCCAAGATCTGACTGGCCAC CTCCTCCAAAAGAGAGCAATGGTTATCTGCGTGTTCGTTGTAATGGTGGTTTGAATCAGCAACGAAGTGCG ATTTGTAATGCGGTTCTTGCTGCTAGAATCATGAATGCTACCCTTGTGCTGCCTGAGTTGGATGCTAACTCCTTCTGGCATGATGAAAG TGGCTTCCATGGCATTTATGATGTTGAGTATTTTATCCAGTCACTGAGATTTGATGTACGTATTGTGGAAAGGATACCAGAAATTCATAAAAATGGGAAAACCAAGAAGATAAAGGCTTTTCAG CTGCGGCCCCCTAGAGATGCTCCTATTGATTGGTATACAACTGTtgctttggagaagatgaagcaaCATGGAGCTATTTATTTGACTCCTTTTTCACATCGTTTAGCTGAAGAAATCGACAACCCTGAGTACCAGCGACTGAGGTGCAGGGTTAACTACCATGCCCTAAGATTCAAGCCACATATTATGAAGCTAAGTGAGTCAATAGTTGATAAATTACGTGCAAAAGGTCACTTCATGGCGATACACCTTCGTTTTGAGATGGACATGCTGGCATTTGCTGG GTGTTTTGACATATTTAAACCTGCAGAGCAAAAAATATTGAAGAAGTATCGCAAGGAAAACTTTGCTGAGAAAAGACTTGTTTATAGTGAAAGGAGGGCAATTGGAAAATGCCCCTTGACTCCGGAAGAG GTTGGTCTTATCTTACGTGCAATGGGGTTTGACAATTCCTCCCGGATATATCTAGCAGCTGGTGAACTGTTTGGTGGAGAAAGATTTATGAAACCTTTTAAAGCCCTGTTCCCTCGACTTGAGAATCACAGTTCCGTAGACGCAACAGAGGAGCTAGCCACGAACACTCGTGGATTGTTAGGATCTGCTGTGGATTATATGGTCTGTCTCCTTGCTGACATTTTTATGCCTACATATGATGGACCAAGCAATTTTGCCAACAATCTCCTAGGTCACCGCCTTTATTATGGCTTCCGGACTACTATTAGACCTGACAGGAAAGGTCTTGCCCCTGTTTTCATTGATCGAGAGAATGGTCGTACAGCTGGTTTTGAAGAAGCTGTTAGGCGTGTCATGCTCAAAACAAACTTTGGAGGTCCTCACAAGCGAATTTCACCTGAATCATTTTATACAAATTCTTGGCCTGAATGTTTCTGCCAAACAGATAAACAGAATCCTGCTGATAAATGCCCACCAGAGAATGTTTTGCAAATTTTAGATGGCCAGTTAGAGAGCGAGGTGAACAGTGAATCAGAATCCTTGAACCAAACAAATTTGACAGTATCTGAAAGATAA
- the LOC110648545 gene encoding O-fucosyltransferase 1 isoform X3 gives MLAKLSIAVVVLLICTLSLLFSTTITGSSGSSGPSEINVEELWESANSGGWRPSSAPRSDWPPPPKESNGYLRVRCNGGLNQQRSAICNAVLAARIMNATLVLPELDANSFWHDESGFHGIYDVEYFIQSLRFDVRIVERIPEIHKNGKTKKIKAFQLRPPRDAPIDWYTTVALEKMKQHGAIYLTPFSHRLAEEIDNPEYQRLRCRVNYHALRFKPHIMKLSESIVDKLRAKGHFMAIHLRFEMDMLAFAGCFDIFKPAEQKILKKYRKENFAEKRLVYSERRAIGKCPLTPEEVGLILRAMGFDNSSRIYLAAGELFGGERFMKPFKALFPRLENHSSVDATEELATNTRGLLGSAVDYMVCLLADIFMPTYDGPSNFANNLLGHRLYYGFRTTIRPDRKGLAPVFIDRENGRTAGFEEAVRRVMLKTNFGGPHKRISPESFYTNSWPECFCQTDKQNPADKCPPENVLQILDGQLESEVNSESESLNQTNLTVSER, from the exons ATGCTGGCTAAACTATCAATTGCTGTAGTTGTTCTCTTGATCTGCACGCTCTCCTTGCTGTTTTCGACTACGATTACTGGAAGTAGCGGATCGAGTGGTCCGTCTGAG ATCAATGTTGAAGAACTTTGGGAAAGTGCTAATTCAGGTGGCTGGAGGCCATCATCTGCTCCAAGATCTGACTGGCCAC CTCCTCCAAAAGAGAGCAATGGTTATCTGCGTGTTCGTTGTAATGGTGGTTTGAATCAGCAACGAAGTGCG ATTTGTAATGCGGTTCTTGCTGCTAGAATCATGAATGCTACCCTTGTGCTGCCTGAGTTGGATGCTAACTCCTTCTGGCATGATGAAAG TGGCTTCCATGGCATTTATGATGTTGAGTATTTTATCCAGTCACTGAGATTTGATGTACGTATTGTGGAAAGGATACCAGAAATTCATAAAAATGGGAAAACCAAGAAGATAAAGGCTTTTCAG CTGCGGCCCCCTAGAGATGCTCCTATTGATTGGTATACAACTGTtgctttggagaagatgaagcaaCATGGAGCTATTTATTTGACTCCTTTTTCACATCGTTTAGCTGAAGAAATCGACAACCCTGAGTACCAGCGACTGAGGTGCAGGGTTAACTACCATGCCCTAAGATTCAAGCCACATATTATGAAGCTAAGTGAGTCAATAGTTGATAAATTACGTGCAAAAGGTCACTTCATGGCGATACACCTTCGTTTTGAGATGGACATGCTGGCATTTGCTGG GTGTTTTGACATATTTAAACCTGCAGAGCAAAAAATATTGAAGAAGTATCGCAAGGAAAACTTTGCTGAGAAAAGACTTGTTTATAGTGAAAGGAGGGCAATTGGAAAATGCCCCTTGACTCCGGAAGAG GTTGGTCTTATCTTACGTGCAATGGGGTTTGACAATTCCTCCCGGATATATCTAGCAGCTGGTGAACTGTTTGGTGGAGAAAGATTTATGAAACCTTTTAAAGCCCTGTTCCCTCGACTTGAGAATCACAGTTCCGTAGACGCAACAGAGGAGCTAGCCACGAACACTCGTGGATTGTTAGGATCTGCTGTGGATTATATGGTCTGTCTCCTTGCTGACATTTTTATGCCTACATATGATGGACCAAGCAATTTTGCCAACAATCTCCTAGGTCACCGCCTTTATTATGGCTTCCGGACTACTATTAGACCTGACAGGAAAGGTCTTGCCCCTGTTTTCATTGATCGAGAGAATGGTCGTACAGCTGGTTTTGAAGAAGCTGTTAGGCGTGTCATGCTCAAAACAAACTTTGGAGGTCCTCACAAGCGAATTTCACCTGAATCATTTTATACAAATTCTTGGCCTGAATGTTTCTGCCAAACAGATAAACAGAATCCTGCTGATAAATGCCCACCAGAGAATGTTTTGCAAATTTTAGATGGCCAGTTAGAGAGCGAGGTGAACAGTGAATCAGAATCCTTGAACCAAACAAATTTGACAGTATCTGAAAGATAA
- the LOC110648546 gene encoding uncharacterized protein LOC110648546, which translates to MVKKKVPDWLNSSLWATTTSSSSSADDDRLQRYSSKHSIIADTATPTEPLDGSPVPVSTPASIREQPPRPSKPEIKIKDKDKDSRNSVSSNINNNEEDNGNSVAGPSAEDISRQAQLLTELSKKVVNIRELRRIASQGIPDGAGIRSKVWKLLLGYLPADRSLWSSELAKKRSQYKHFKEELLINPSEITRRLEKSTVCENDEAKSESSGMLSRSQITHGEHPLSLGKTSIWNQFFQDAEIMEQIDRDVKRTHPDLHFFSGDSSFAKSNQEALKNILIVFAKLNPGIRYVQGMNEILAPLFYVFRNDPDEEMAACSEADTFFCFVELLSGFRDHFCQQLDNSVVGIRSTITKLSQLLKEHDEELWRHLEVTTKVNPQFYAFRWITLLLTQEFNFADCLHIWDTLLSDPEGPQETLLRICCAMLILIRRRLLAGDFTSNLKLLQNYPPTNISHLLYVANKLRAQPSG; encoded by the exons ATGGTGAAGAAAAAGGTTCCTGATTGGCTCAACAGCTCTCTCTGGGCCACTACCACCAGTTCTTCCTCCTCCGCCGACGACGATCGCCTTCAACGCTACTCGTCCAAACACTCCATTATCGCCGACACCGCCACCCCAACCGAGCCTCTCGATGGGTCACCGGTTCCGGTCTCAACGCCGGCCTCAATAAGAGAGCAGCCTCCTCGTCCTTCGAAGCCTGAAATCAAAATTAAGGATAAAGATAAGGATTCGCGAAACAGCGTTAGTAGTAATATCAATAATAATGAGGAGGATAATGGGAACTCCGTTGCCGGTCCCTCTGCTGAGGATATTTCTAGACAGGCTCAGCTCTTGACCGAG TTGTCGAAGAAGGTGGTAAATATTAGGGAGTTAAGGAGAATTGCATCTCAGGGGATACCTGATGGTGCTGGCATTCGTTCCAAGGTCTGGAAG CTTTTACTGGGGTATTTACCAGCTGATCGCTCACTTTGGTCAAGTGAACTGGCTAAGAAGAGGTCTCAGTACAAGCATTTTAAAGAGGAGCTTTTAATCAATCCT TCGGAAATCACAAGGAGGTTGGAGAAATCCACAGTTTGTGAAAATGATGAGGCAAAAAGTGAAAGCAGTGGTATGCTATCAAGATCACAAATAACCCATGGAGAGCATCCTTTGAGCCTTGGGAAGACCAGCATCTGGAATCAGTTCTTCCAG GACGCAGAGATCATGGAGCAAATTGACCGAGATGTGAAACGTACTCATCCAGACTTGCACTTCTTTTCTGGGGACTCATCTTTTGCAAAATCCAATCAG GAGGCTTTGAAAAACATACTGATTGTATTTGCTAAATTAAATCCGGGCATAAGATATGTTCAAGGGATGAATGAAATTCTGGCACCTCTTTTTTATGTATTTAGAAATGACCCTGACGAGGAAATGGCG GCTTGTTCTGAAGCAGACACATTCTTTTGTTTTGTTGAATTATTAAGTGGATTTCGGGATCATTTCTGTCAGCAACTTGATAACAGTGTTGTTGGGATTCGTTCAACAATTACAAAGTTGTCACAGCTTTTGAAAGAACATGATGAAGAACTTTGGCGCCATCTTGAGGTCACAACCAAG GTCAACCCCCAATTTTATGCATTTAGGTGGATTACTCTCCTCTTGACTCAGGAATTCAATTTTGCTGATTGTCTTCATATTTGGGACACACTTCTGAGCGACCCTGAAGGTCCACAG GAAACTTTACTACGGATTTGTTGTGCAATGCTGATTCTCATTCGGAGGCGACTACTAGCAGGGGATTTCACTTCTAATCTCAAGCTTCTCCAGAACTATCCCCCTACAAACATCAGCCATTTGCTCTATGTTGCAAACAAGTTGCGTGCTCAACCATCAGGATGA